The Sphingomonas sp. LY54 genome includes a region encoding these proteins:
- the glmS gene encoding glutamine--fructose-6-phosphate transaminase (isomerizing): MCGIIGILGREEVSERLLNGLRRLEYRGYDSAGLCTIVDGRLERRRAEGKLDNLARELAADPLPGQVGIAHTRWATHGAPTRDNAHPHMAGDVALVHNGIIENFRPLREELIADGRSFQSQTDTEVVAHLVARELEQGASPKDAVGRTLKRLHGAFSLAILCRNHSDMLIGARLGSPLVVGYGEGETYLGSDALALAPLTQNISYLEEGDWVVITREGTQIYDRDDNPVERPVTHSGASAAAIEKGNHRHYMQKEIYEQPIVVAQTLQSYLRPLEQKVALPQMEFSFADVPRITIVACGTSFYAGMVAKYWLEQFARVPVELDIASEFRYREPVLEKGGMALFISQSGETADTLAALRHAREQGQKIAVVVNVPTSSMAREADLLLPTHAGPEIGVASTKAFTCQLAVLAALAAKVARDKGRMSAEEESAIVTHLTEAPAAMNAALAHDDAIAAMAPLIAGARDVLYLGRGPDYPMAMEGALKLKEISYIHAEGYAAGEMKHGPIALIDDNVPVIVIAPSGPLFEKTVSNMQEVQARGGKVVLISDAEGLKQASEGTIATIEMPKVHPLIAPLVYAIPVQLLAYHVAVVKGTDVDQPRNLAKSVTVE, translated from the coding sequence ATGTGTGGGATTATCGGAATTCTGGGCCGGGAAGAGGTGTCCGAGCGGCTGTTGAACGGTCTCCGGCGGCTCGAATATCGGGGCTATGATTCCGCGGGATTGTGCACGATCGTCGACGGCAGGCTCGAGCGGCGCCGCGCCGAGGGCAAGCTCGACAATCTTGCCCGCGAACTGGCCGCGGACCCGCTGCCGGGCCAGGTCGGCATCGCCCACACGCGCTGGGCGACCCACGGCGCCCCGACCCGCGACAACGCCCACCCGCACATGGCCGGCGACGTCGCCCTGGTACACAATGGCATTATCGAGAATTTCCGGCCGCTGCGCGAGGAACTGATCGCCGATGGGCGCAGCTTCCAGAGCCAGACCGACACCGAGGTCGTCGCCCATCTCGTCGCGCGCGAGCTGGAACAGGGCGCCAGCCCCAAGGATGCGGTGGGGCGCACCCTGAAGCGCCTCCACGGCGCCTTTTCGCTCGCCATCCTGTGCCGCAACCATTCCGACATGCTGATCGGCGCCCGGCTCGGCTCGCCGCTCGTGGTGGGCTATGGAGAGGGCGAGACCTATCTCGGGTCGGACGCGCTGGCGCTGGCGCCGCTCACCCAGAACATCTCCTATCTCGAGGAAGGCGACTGGGTCGTGATCACGCGCGAGGGAACGCAGATCTACGACCGCGACGACAATCCGGTCGAGCGGCCGGTCACCCATTCGGGCGCGAGCGCGGCGGCGATCGAGAAGGGCAATCACCGCCACTACATGCAGAAGGAGATTTACGAGCAGCCGATCGTGGTCGCGCAGACGCTGCAGTCCTATCTGCGCCCGCTCGAGCAGAAGGTCGCGCTGCCGCAGATGGAGTTCAGCTTCGCTGACGTGCCGCGGATCACGATCGTCGCCTGCGGCACGAGCTTCTACGCCGGCATGGTCGCCAAATATTGGCTCGAGCAATTCGCACGCGTTCCGGTCGAGCTCGATATCGCGTCCGAGTTCCGTTACCGCGAGCCGGTGCTGGAGAAGGGCGGGATGGCGCTCTTCATCTCGCAATCGGGCGAGACCGCCGACACGCTCGCCGCGCTCCGCCACGCCCGTGAGCAGGGCCAGAAGATCGCCGTCGTCGTCAACGTGCCGACCAGCTCGATGGCGCGCGAGGCTGACCTTTTGCTTCCGACCCATGCCGGGCCCGAGATCGGCGTCGCCTCGACCAAGGCTTTCACTTGCCAGCTCGCCGTGCTTGCCGCGCTCGCCGCCAAGGTGGCGCGCGACAAGGGCCGGATGAGCGCGGAGGAGGAGAGTGCGATCGTCACCCACCTCACCGAGGCGCCGGCGGCGATGAACGCGGCGCTGGCGCATGACGATGCGATCGCAGCGATGGCGCCGCTCATCGCCGGCGCGCGCGACGTCCTCTATCTCGGCCGCGGCCCGGACTATCCGATGGCGATGGAAGGGGCGCTCAAGCTCAAGGAGATCAGCTACATCCACGCCGAGGGCTATGCCGCGGGCGAGATGAAGCACGGCCCGATCGCCCTCATAGACGACAATGTTCCAGTGATCGTGATCGCGCCGTCGGGACCGCTCTTCGAGAAGACCGTCAGCAACATGCAGGAGGTCCAGGCGCGCGGCGGCAAGGTCGTTTTGATCTCCGACGCCGAGGGTCTGAAGCAGGCGAGCGAGGGCACGATCGCGACGATCGAGATGCCCAAGGTCCACCCGCTGATCGCGCCCCTGGTCTATGCGATCCCGGTGCAGCTGCTCGCCTATCACGTCGCGGTCGTGAAGGGTACCGACGTCGATCAGCCGCGCAACCTCGCCAAGAGCGTCACCGTCGAATAA
- the glmU gene encoding bifunctional UDP-N-acetylglucosamine diphosphorylase/glucosamine-1-phosphate N-acetyltransferase GlmU, producing MTRTREFAAVILAAGKGTRMKSDVHKVLHPIAGRAMLDHLLGVLETLGPARKIVVVGSGREQVEGLVAARGGEVVVQEEQLGTAHAVGQAEQALAGFEGDVVILFGDTPLIEAETMARMLDRLNASDGPAIVVVGFRPEDPLAYGRIIADGDGAIAKMVEYKDATPEERAVNLCNSGMMAVRAEDLFGLLAKVGNDNAAGEYYLPDVVMLAAAEGRKSVVIEAEPWEMSGVNSRAELALVEAEWQRRRRLQAMADGVTLVAPDTVWFAHDTLIGRDCVIEPNVVFGPGVRIADGVCIRAFSHIEGATIATGAEIGPYARLRPGADIGEKAKVGNFVEVKKSRLGKGAKANHLTYLGDAEVGEGANIGAGTITCNYDGFFKYPTRIGAGAFIGSNSALVAPVTIGDHAMVGAGSVVTRDVEAGALAVARGEQQARPGWAARFKAAMAAKKQAG from the coding sequence ATGACACGGACCAGGGAATTCGCAGCCGTCATACTCGCGGCCGGCAAGGGCACGCGGATGAAATCGGATGTGCACAAGGTGCTGCACCCGATTGCGGGGCGGGCGATGCTGGACCATCTGCTCGGCGTGCTCGAGACGCTCGGGCCGGCGCGCAAGATCGTCGTCGTCGGCAGCGGGCGCGAGCAGGTCGAGGGGCTGGTCGCCGCGCGCGGCGGGGAGGTCGTCGTCCAGGAGGAGCAGCTGGGCACGGCCCACGCGGTCGGCCAGGCCGAGCAGGCGCTGGCTGGCTTCGAGGGCGACGTCGTCATCCTTTTCGGCGACACGCCGCTGATCGAGGCCGAGACGATGGCGCGGATGCTCGACCGGCTGAACGCGTCGGACGGGCCCGCCATCGTCGTGGTCGGTTTCAGGCCCGAGGATCCGCTCGCTTACGGCCGGATCATCGCCGACGGCGACGGCGCGATCGCCAAGATGGTCGAATATAAGGACGCGACGCCCGAGGAGCGCGCCGTCAACCTGTGCAACAGCGGCATGATGGCGGTGCGGGCGGAGGATCTGTTCGGGCTGCTGGCGAAGGTCGGCAACGACAATGCCGCCGGCGAATATTATCTGCCCGACGTGGTGATGCTCGCCGCCGCCGAAGGCCGCAAGTCGGTGGTGATCGAGGCCGAGCCGTGGGAGATGTCCGGCGTCAACAGCCGCGCCGAGCTCGCCTTGGTCGAGGCCGAATGGCAGCGGCGGCGGCGGCTGCAGGCGATGGCCGACGGCGTCACTCTGGTCGCGCCCGACACGGTCTGGTTCGCTCACGACACGCTGATCGGCCGCGACTGCGTGATCGAGCCCAATGTGGTGTTCGGCCCCGGCGTGCGGATCGCCGACGGGGTGTGCATCCGCGCGTTCAGCCATATCGAGGGCGCGACCATCGCGACCGGGGCGGAGATCGGCCCCTATGCGCGGCTGCGCCCGGGCGCCGACATCGGCGAGAAGGCCAAGGTCGGCAATTTCGTCGAGGTGAAGAAGAGCCGGCTCGGCAAGGGCGCCAAAGCCAACCACCTTACCTATCTCGGCGATGCCGAGGTGGGCGAGGGCGCCAATATCGGCGCGGGCACGATCACCTGCAATTATGACGGCTTCTTCAAATATCCGACCAGGATCGGGGCGGGCGCCTTCATCGGCTCGAACAGCGCGCTGGTGGCGCCGGTGACGATCGGCGACCACGCGATGGTCGGCGCCGGTTCGGTGGTGACCAGGGATGTCGAGGCCGGCGCGCTGGCTGTGGCGCGCGGCGAGCAACAGGCCCGGCCCGGCTGGGCGGCACGCTTCAAGGCGGCGATGGCGGCGAAGAAGCAGGCGGGCTAG
- the gph gene encoding phosphoglycolate phosphatase (PGP is an essential enzyme in the glycolate salvage pathway in higher organisms (photorespiration in plants). Phosphoglycolate results from the oxidase activity of RubisCO in the Calvin cycle when concentrations of carbon dioxide are low relative to oxygen. This enzyme is a member of the Haloacid Dehalogenase (HAD) superfamily of aspartate-nucleophile hydrolase enzymes (PF00702).) → MTLIPFDVVAFDLDGTLADTAPDLAAALNHTLGALGRPGIDPGSVRNLVGHGARALIRKGLAVSGSTSEELVERGYPIFLEYYGANICEGTRLFPEVDAALDALRAAGIRLALCTNKPESLTHLLLDALGWTGRFDSVIGGDTLAVRKPDPAPLHEAIARAGGGKAVFIGDSITDADTAKAARLPFVAVSFGFSDRPVEQLGADVIIHHYSELPGALARL, encoded by the coding sequence ATGACCCTTATTCCCTTCGACGTCGTCGCCTTCGATCTTGACGGCACCCTCGCCGACACCGCGCCCGACCTTGCCGCCGCGCTCAACCACACGCTCGGCGCGCTCGGGCGGCCCGGCATCGATCCCGGCTCGGTGCGCAACCTTGTCGGCCACGGCGCCAGAGCGCTGATCCGCAAGGGGCTGGCGGTCTCCGGGTCCACATCGGAGGAACTGGTGGAACGCGGCTACCCCATCTTCCTCGAATATTATGGCGCCAACATCTGCGAAGGCACGCGCCTCTTCCCCGAGGTCGATGCGGCGTTGGACGCGCTCCGGGCAGCCGGGATCAGGCTCGCGCTCTGCACAAACAAGCCGGAAAGCCTGACCCATCTCCTGCTCGACGCCTTGGGCTGGACCGGGCGCTTCGACAGCGTGATTGGCGGCGACACGCTCGCGGTCCGCAAGCCCGATCCCGCCCCGCTCCACGAGGCCATCGCCCGCGCCGGCGGCGGCAAGGCCGTCTTCATCGGCGATTCGATCACCGACGCCGACACCGCCAAGGCCGCCCGCCTCCCCTTCGTCGCGGTCAGCTTCGGTTTCTCGGACCGGCCGGTCGAGCAGCTCGGCGCCGATGTGATCATCCATCATTATTCGGAACTGCCCGGCGCGCTCGCGCGGCTCTAG
- a CDS encoding nucleotidyltransferase family protein has protein sequence MTGARLLVAALRDPASAASLDARQWTSLIAAARAESLIGSLAWRLEGQALPERAARLLDDARRDHDQGRVQALWEAEMARRALEPLGVPVILLKGTAYAAAGLPASAGRSIGDLDILVPRASLDSVQEALLGAGWEWVKADDYDDLYYRRWMHELPPLIHRERDRMIDVHHTILPLTATPTPDAAAMIADSVALDNGLRVLCREDMVIHAACHLFADGDLAGGLRNLWDIDRLARAFAREPGFWDRLRERRRRHQLSGPTARALRLAAFLYGTPVAGVGGLTLADRLFALRLLARNGWGQETRPFLRLAFYVRSHWLRMPPLMLARHLWVKATR, from the coding sequence GTGACGGGCGCGCGCCTCCTCGTAGCGGCATTGCGCGATCCCGCCTCGGCCGCGTCGCTCGACGCGCGGCAATGGACTTCGCTCATCGCCGCCGCCCGCGCGGAATCGTTGATCGGCAGCCTGGCTTGGCGGCTTGAAGGGCAGGCGCTTCCCGAGCGCGCGGCGCGGCTGCTGGACGATGCCCGGCGCGATCACGACCAAGGGCGTGTCCAGGCACTGTGGGAAGCGGAAATGGCGCGGCGGGCGTTGGAGCCGCTGGGCGTGCCGGTGATCCTGCTCAAGGGCACCGCTTATGCCGCCGCCGGGCTACCGGCATCGGCGGGCCGCTCGATCGGCGACCTCGATATCCTGGTGCCGCGCGCCAGCCTCGATTCCGTCCAGGAGGCGCTGCTCGGCGCCGGCTGGGAGTGGGTGAAGGCGGACGATTATGACGATCTCTATTATCGCCGCTGGATGCACGAGCTGCCGCCGCTGATCCACCGCGAGCGCGACCGGATGATCGACGTCCACCACACGATCCTGCCCTTGACCGCCACGCCGACGCCGGACGCGGCGGCGATGATCGCCGACAGCGTCGCCCTAGACAATGGGCTGCGCGTGCTTTGCCGCGAGGACATGGTGATCCACGCCGCCTGCCACCTGTTCGCGGACGGCGACCTGGCCGGCGGCCTGCGCAATTTGTGGGATATCGACCGGCTGGCGCGGGCGTTCGCGAGGGAACCCGGTTTCTGGGACCGGCTGCGGGAGCGTAGGCGGCGGCACCAGCTCAGCGGCCCGACGGCCCGGGCACTGCGGCTGGCCGCTTTTCTCTATGGCACGCCGGTCGCGGGCGTGGGTGGCCTGACCCTCGCCGATCGGCTGTTCGCGCTGCGCCTGCTCGCCCGCAACGGATGGGGGCAGGAGACGCGGCCCTTTTTGCGGCTGGCCTTCTACGTCCGCTCGCACTGGCTGCGCATGCCGCCGCTGATGCTGGCGCGGCATCTGTGGGTGAAGGCGACGCGCTAG
- a CDS encoding HprK-related kinase A: MRHVHEIQVGPVAFRVGSEWKAPVEALASLYAGYPAPEGPCDFTVRLEAEKPWRRWLKPAVAIRGDYVLPDAAPMPLAHGLLAAEMGMNLQMALGQKRYLLLHASSVEKDGRALLMTGHSGSGKSTLAAILGERGWRLMGDEFALLDPATGLLHAFPRAISLKNGAISVVAGVADQSRLGPLLVGTPKGSIRHLRPKAEALARMAEPARPALILFPRFGRDLTAEVRTVGAAEVFVRLTQASTNYVGLGEIGFEALAALVRDVPARAIDYPDTEAALALVDELWSSL, from the coding sequence ATGAGGCACGTCCATGAAATCCAGGTCGGCCCGGTCGCGTTCCGCGTCGGGTCCGAGTGGAAGGCGCCGGTCGAGGCGCTCGCGTCGCTTTATGCCGGCTATCCGGCGCCTGAGGGGCCGTGCGACTTCACCGTGCGGCTGGAGGCGGAGAAGCCGTGGCGGCGCTGGCTGAAGCCGGCGGTGGCGATCCGCGGCGACTATGTCCTTCCCGACGCCGCGCCGATGCCGCTCGCGCACGGGCTGCTCGCCGCCGAAATGGGGATGAATCTCCAGATGGCGCTCGGCCAGAAGCGCTATCTGCTGCTGCACGCCTCCAGCGTCGAGAAAGACGGGCGGGCGCTGCTGATGACCGGCCATTCGGGATCGGGAAAGTCCACCCTCGCCGCGATCCTCGGCGAGCGCGGTTGGCGGCTGATGGGCGACGAATTCGCCTTGCTCGACCCGGCGACCGGCCTGCTCCACGCTTTTCCTCGCGCGATCAGCCTCAAGAACGGGGCGATCTCGGTGGTGGCTGGAGTGGCCGACCAGAGCCGGTTGGGACCTTTGCTGGTCGGCACGCCCAAGGGCTCGATCCGCCATTTGCGGCCCAAGGCCGAGGCGCTCGCACGCATGGCCGAGCCGGCGCGGCCGGCCTTGATCCTGTTCCCGCGATTCGGGCGCGATCTCACCGCCGAAGTGCGGACGGTCGGCGCGGCCGAAGTGTTCGTACGGCTGACCCAGGCCTCGACCAATTATGTCGGACTCGGCGAGATCGGGTTCGAGGCCTTGGCGGCGCTGGTCCGCGACGTGCCGGCGCGCGCGATCGATTATCCCGACACCGAGGCTGCCTTGGCGCTCGTCGATGAGTTGTGGAGCAGCCTGTGA
- a CDS encoding HPr-rel-A system PqqD family peptide chaperone produces the protein MAGPHYIADRADDVRLIELDGLTALYHRPSGTTHILAAPAPQILAAIADDPATADEILARMAAGFDVDGDRDALLPRLDELEAAGLIHRSSPAQAGAQAEGAAGPRLSPGSKRAA, from the coding sequence ATGGCCGGTCCTCATTACATCGCCGATCGCGCGGACGACGTCCGGCTGATCGAGCTGGACGGGCTGACGGCGCTCTACCACCGGCCGTCGGGCACCACCCATATATTGGCGGCGCCCGCGCCGCAGATCCTGGCCGCGATCGCCGACGATCCGGCGACGGCCGACGAAATCCTCGCCCGCATGGCGGCCGGCTTCGATGTCGATGGGGACCGTGACGCGCTTCTGCCCCGGCTCGACGAACTCGAGGCGGCGGGGCTCATCCACCGCAGTTCCCCGGCGCAAGCCGGGGCCCAGGCGGAGGGCGCTGCTGGACCCCGGCTTTCGCCGGGGAGCAAGCGCGCGGCATGA
- a CDS encoding ATP-binding protein — translation MGSNRFFRPVAAVVAALAGLVAATSAGAPLVAALIAIVAGAIALAVLAAPGTAEPASEPVAEGNGDSFLPETEVMVDAVDYPLLVVRERRVILANLAAKDVLGAHIEGVDVRLGIRHPAAAEQLLVEQMDGPSRTELVGLGGEDRRWDMTIAPLPDGSRLVRLVDRSEAHAAEQMRVDFVANASHELRTPLATLIGFAETLHDDDSADPATRKRFLSIMSGEARRMQQLVEDLISLSRIEAERFSVPRDPVPLLPLVEEVRAGCAQLIAEKNSRIEIEGADIAPVVPGDRAQLLQLLRNLVINALKYGRSGEPVTVRFDEAGPDMLQLSVVDRGDGIPAEHLPRLTERFYRVDPGRSRAIGGTGLGLAIVKHIAQRHRGRLEIASVVDQGTAVRVTLPLSSKSHASVTETTSSGPRDEPEAA, via the coding sequence ATGGGTTCCAATCGTTTCTTCCGGCCTGTTGCAGCCGTTGTCGCCGCCCTTGCGGGGCTCGTCGCCGCGACTTCTGCCGGTGCGCCCCTCGTCGCGGCGCTGATCGCGATCGTCGCCGGCGCGATCGCGCTCGCCGTGCTGGCGGCGCCCGGCACGGCCGAGCCGGCCAGCGAGCCGGTGGCCGAGGGCAACGGCGATTCGTTCCTGCCCGAGACCGAGGTTATGGTGGACGCCGTCGATTATCCGCTGCTGGTCGTCCGCGAGCGCCGCGTGATCCTCGCCAATCTCGCCGCCAAGGACGTGCTCGGCGCGCATATCGAGGGCGTCGACGTTCGGCTCGGCATCCGCCATCCCGCCGCCGCCGAGCAGCTTCTCGTCGAGCAGATGGACGGTCCCAGCCGCACCGAGCTGGTCGGCCTCGGCGGTGAGGACCGGCGCTGGGACATGACGATTGCCCCCCTCCCCGACGGCAGCCGCCTCGTCCGCTTGGTCGACCGCAGCGAAGCCCACGCCGCCGAGCAGATGCGGGTCGATTTCGTCGCCAATGCCAGCCACGAACTGCGCACCCCGCTCGCGACGCTGATCGGCTTTGCCGAGACGCTCCACGACGACGACAGCGCCGACCCCGCCACCCGCAAGCGCTTCCTGTCGATCATGTCGGGCGAGGCGCGGCGCATGCAGCAGCTCGTCGAGGACCTGATCTCGCTGTCGCGGATCGAAGCCGAGCGCTTCTCGGTCCCCCGCGACCCGGTGCCCTTGCTGCCGCTGGTCGAGGAAGTCCGGGCGGGCTGCGCGCAGCTGATTGCCGAGAAGAACAGCCGGATCGAGATCGAGGGCGCCGACATTGCTCCGGTCGTGCCCGGCGACCGCGCCCAGTTGCTGCAGCTGCTGCGCAACCTCGTCATCAACGCGCTGAAATATGGCCGGTCCGGCGAGCCAGTCACCGTGCGCTTCGACGAAGCCGGCCCCGACATGCTCCAGCTCAGCGTCGTCGACCGCGGCGACGGCATCCCCGCCGAGCACCTCCCCCGCCTCACCGAACGATTCTACCGCGTCGATCCCGGCCGCAGCCGCGCAATCGGCGGCACCGGGCTCGGCCTCGCCATCGTCAAGCATATCGCCCAGCGCCACCGCGGCCGGCTGGAGATCGCCAGCGTGGTGGACCAGGGGACGGCCGTGCGCGTTACGCTGCCATTGTCATCAAAGAGTCACGCAAGCGTCACAGAAACCACTTCCAGCGGCCCTAGGGACGAGCCGGAAGCCGCATAA
- a CDS encoding substrate-binding domain-containing protein, translating to MEANLTKSILTAAVAALALTACGQGGGAGGEGGARQQIRVVGSSTVYPFTTAVAERFAQANPSFKAPIVESTGTGAGMKLFCAGVGAQHPDVANASRRIKKSELEDCAKNGVNKVVEVQVGIDGLAFIEANSAQPMKLTVEDVYKAIAANPYGKPNTAKTWKDVNPALPAVKIQVYGPPPTSGTRDALAEMILEKGCTADAAMKELKKTDEDKYKDVCTKVREDGVYVEAGENDNLLVQKVSANPGSVGVMGYSFLDENADKVRGIPLGGVTPTYETISTFDYPGARPLYIYVKGEHVGVIPGLKEFLAEYAKGWGDKGYLVERGLIASPADAQASAAAAATALTPVDAAQLK from the coding sequence ATGGAGGCAAATTTGACCAAATCGATTCTCACCGCGGCAGTGGCCGCGCTTGCGCTTACCGCATGCGGCCAGGGGGGCGGCGCCGGTGGCGAAGGTGGTGCCCGCCAGCAGATCCGCGTCGTCGGCTCCTCGACCGTCTATCCGTTCACGACCGCGGTCGCGGAGCGTTTCGCCCAGGCCAACCCGTCGTTCAAGGCGCCGATCGTCGAATCGACCGGCACCGGCGCCGGCATGAAATTGTTCTGCGCCGGCGTCGGCGCCCAGCACCCCGACGTCGCCAACGCCTCGCGCCGCATCAAGAAGTCGGAGCTCGAGGATTGCGCCAAGAACGGCGTCAACAAGGTCGTCGAAGTCCAGGTCGGCATTGACGGCCTCGCCTTCATCGAGGCCAACAGCGCCCAGCCGATGAAGCTCACCGTCGAGGACGTGTACAAGGCGATCGCCGCCAATCCGTACGGCAAGCCCAACACGGCCAAGACATGGAAGGACGTCAATCCGGCCCTTCCCGCGGTCAAGATCCAGGTTTACGGCCCGCCGCCGACCTCGGGCACCCGCGACGCGCTCGCCGAAATGATCCTCGAAAAGGGTTGCACCGCCGACGCGGCGATGAAGGAGCTCAAGAAGACCGACGAGGACAAGTATAAGGACGTCTGCACCAAGGTCCGCGAGGACGGCGTCTATGTCGAAGCCGGCGAGAACGACAACCTTCTCGTCCAGAAGGTCTCGGCCAATCCGGGTTCGGTCGGCGTCATGGGCTATTCGTTCCTCGACGAGAATGCCGACAAGGTCCGCGGCATCCCGCTCGGCGGCGTGACCCCGACCTACGAGACCATCTCGACCTTCGACTATCCGGGCGCCCGTCCGCTCTACATCTACGTCAAGGGCGAGCATGTCGGCGTCATCCCGGGCCTCAAGGAGTTCCTCGCCGAATATGCGAAGGGCTGGGGCGACAAGGGCTATCTCGTCGAGCGCGGCCTGATCGCCTCGCCGGCCGACGCCCAGGCTTCGGCGGCTGCCGCGGCCACGGCGCTGACCCCGGTCGACGCTGCCCAACTCAAGTAA
- the pstC gene encoding phosphate ABC transporter permease subunit PstC, with protein sequence MSLAAIALLILGLGLVAWLTARAKAAAFPRAGGARPHSLPSYHGWYVALWAVIPALLFLAVWSSVSGSLVTDAVLASPAAQTLPTEPMQRGAILAEARALANGSAQAAFAPQATQLAPAYKEASDHYGLIGGTVALLLAFAAGAFAFTRLSPHFRARTRVERLVMGVLLIASLIAILTTLGIVLSLIFESLRFFAKVNPVEFLFGLNWSPQTAIRADQAGSSGAFGAIPLFWGTIFIGAIIAMIVAIPLGLMSAIYLTQYASQRVRAWMKPLLEILAGVPTVVYGYFAALTVAPMIRDLGTSLGIPSSSESALAAGLVMGIMIIPFVSSMADDSIAAVPQAMRDGSLAMGATKSETIKKVLVPAALPGVVGGVLLAVSRAIGETMIVVMAAGLAANLTANPFASVTTVTTQIVQLLTGDQEFDSAKTLAAFALGLVLFLVTLALNIVALRVVKKYREAYE encoded by the coding sequence TTGTCGCTAGCAGCGATCGCCTTGCTGATCTTGGGGCTCGGGCTTGTCGCCTGGCTGACCGCACGCGCGAAGGCTGCCGCCTTCCCCCGTGCCGGTGGGGCGCGTCCCCACTCGCTCCCTTCCTACCATGGCTGGTATGTCGCCCTGTGGGCGGTCATTCCCGCTTTGCTGTTCCTCGCCGTGTGGAGCAGCGTCTCGGGCTCTCTGGTCACCGACGCGGTGCTCGCCAGCCCGGCGGCGCAGACCCTGCCGACCGAGCCGATGCAGCGCGGCGCGATCCTCGCCGAGGCGCGCGCGCTCGCCAACGGCAGCGCCCAGGCCGCCTTCGCCCCGCAGGCCACGCAGCTCGCCCCCGCTTATAAGGAAGCGTCGGACCATTATGGCCTGATCGGCGGCACGGTCGCGTTGCTGCTCGCCTTTGCCGCCGGCGCCTTCGCCTTCACCCGCCTGTCGCCGCATTTCCGCGCCCGCACCCGGGTCGAGCGGCTGGTGATGGGCGTGCTGCTGATCGCCTCGCTGATCGCGATCCTGACGACGCTCGGCATCGTCCTCTCGCTGATCTTCGAATCGTTGCGCTTCTTCGCCAAGGTCAACCCGGTCGAGTTCCTGTTCGGCCTCAACTGGAGCCCGCAGACCGCGATCCGCGCCGACCAGGCCGGCTCGTCGGGCGCGTTCGGCGCCATTCCGCTGTTCTGGGGCACGATCTTCATCGGCGCGATCATCGCCATGATCGTCGCCATTCCCTTGGGGCTGATGAGCGCCATCTACCTCACCCAATATGCCAGCCAGCGCGTCCGCGCCTGGATGAAGCCTCTGCTCGAGATCCTCGCCGGCGTCCCGACCGTGGTCTACGGCTATTTCGCCGCCCTGACGGTGGCACCGATGATCCGCGATCTCGGCACGTCGCTCGGCATCCCGTCCTCGTCCGAGTCGGCGCTCGCCGCCGGCCTCGTCATGGGCATCATGATCATCCCGTTCGTCTCCTCGATGGCCGACGATTCGATCGCCGCGGTGCCGCAGGCGATGCGTGACGGTTCGCTGGCGATGGGCGCGACCAAGTCCGAGACGATCAAGAAGGTTCTCGTGCCCGCGGCCCTTCCCGGCGTCGTCGGCGGCGTGCTGCTCGCCGTCAGCCGCGCGATCGGCGAGACGATGATCGTGGTGATGGCTGCCGGTCTCGCCGCCAATCTCACCGCCAATCCGTTCGCCAGCGTCACCACGGTGACGACCCAGATCGTCCAGCTGCTGACCGGCGACCAGGAATTCGACAGCGCCAAGACGCTCGCCGCCTTCGCGCTCGGCCTCGTCCTGTTCCTCGTCACTCTGGCCCTCAACATCGTCGCGCTCCGCGTGGTGAAGAAATATCGCGAAGCCTATGAATGA